The genomic window AAGGACAAGCAGCGGTCTcaagcaattttttatttttatctcaaagATAGAAGAATCATCTCAAAagcaaagaataagaaaatccaaGTCAAATTCCCCAGGATGTGCCCTGACTAATTTGTATCCCACCCGAGGGCTTCAGCCCtccaagcaataaaaagaaaacgtaAAGGTTAATTTAATTGTGAGAGAATAAATAACAAGGATTTAATTTACCATAATAAAAGCTTGGAAAGTGCCTGCTCCAATATTGTAAAAAGAGCAAATAAAACCCAGAAAGTAAGGCATTGCTGATTCTTGGAGCAGGAATCACTCTTCACCGCCAAAAATGAAGCATACCTGTaaactcaaaaaagaaaaaaaagatgaaaggaaAACTTGCTTAGAAAATTAAACAGAaggaatgaagaagaaaatcaagagagaatCTCAACTCACAAGGGACAGACGAGAGTAAACGAAGGCCTGCAAATTAAAAGGAAGGGAATCTTGAATTAACACACTGACAACGTTAAAGATCGTGATAAGGAATGAACCATGAGAGATTTTGCATCAGATGACTAAAGCAACAAAATGGTTTGTTACAGGTAAAACAGAGAGATGAATTACCAGGAGAGAAtatcaaagaagctttcaaaaactttaaggAGAAAAGTAGTTGTCCAAGCCATGTCTTCAACCTCTGTTCTCACTGATGTCTTAATGGCGAAGATGGATGTGGGAGGTTTAATAGTTTATCAAGAAAGACTTTTAAAGTCAAGCAGGCACTAAAATATTTAGTAAAGTTGCAGTACGGGAGAAACTTCGCCAAATGCAAGAACATTGGCGTTGCTCTTataaaatgtaaataataatttccAAATTGttgattcttttcttgatttattgttGTCTTATGGAGTACGCTACATCGTTCCCCGCACTGCGTCATGGGttggttgattttttcttaatataaagaaaaatatacgggatcaatttagattaatttgaagtaatcttttaaattgattattagaaaatgataattttatataaaataaattgaaataaattataaaatataatttttaatcaacccaatattaaatataaaaatttaaaaaaataaagaaaaaagtctCAGGTCGATTTGAGCTATCTTGTCAAATTCACAACTCGGGTCATAATACcaaaataacctcatataaaataaatcaaaataaattatgaaacacaattttcaattaactcaaatttgaaggaaaaaattaaaaaaaaaaagaattcattaaaaaaaaggataaaaaaacctaagttaacccaccaaattcatgacccaagtcatgagactaggataacctcatagaaagtaaaccaaaaaaataagctCGGTCAACTTAAATTAACATACCATGTTCGCAACTCAGGTCATAAAACTAGAATAACCTCATGgaaagcaaatcaaacaaattatgaagtcaaattcctaataaattcattattgaatgatgaaattggaagaaaaaatcaatctacaaaagacacaataaaatgacatgAGTCTACCGAATTAACTCATAAAACCAGTGATCCAAatcatgagatcaaaataacctcataaaaaacaaattgaaacaaataacaaaatttaatttttaatcaactcaatgttaaagatgttgaaagatgaaactaaaatattatcaattaaagaaattgttttttttgttgggtttgtgCTTCAAATGTTTTCCTAGTATTTTTAGAgacaaaaagaaatttgagtCAACTAGGTTAGCTCGTCAAACCCATAACATTGATCATGAGACTTAAAtaactacataaaaaacaaactgtaacaaattataaaactcattctctaataaactaatattaagagataaatttttttgaaaaaataaactaaaaataaatattattataataaatagtattttataaaatgatacaCTGTAAAATCattacttcttttaatttttcttaataattttttaaataatagttttgatattattcaaCCCAATAGAACTGCATGCttctcttataaaaatataacatagtATTGGCTAAATCATTCATTTGAAACATATCTTtcccaattcaaaaaaaaaaaaaaaaagaagcttttttttattatcaattcaatattgataTTTTCTATTCAGTCACTTAGATacaatttttcaatattaaaattttatcatagtCCATTGAgtgctttctctctctatacaTGAATTGAGTATTCTTTTTCACtacattcattaatttttttttattttatttctactaGCATCATCACTCTCTCCCACCCTCttattaaaggtttttttttttggggtaaATAACGTGATCAAAGCCCAAATCtacaaaatcaaatgagaaGACTAGCTCCCGTCATATCTGTATAGAGCAAACAAATAAGTTTCTTACGAGGAAATTATACttgattaattgaaataaaaagtacAAATATTCGCTAAATTATACTtcataatagaaaaaaactaatcaaggtGCTTGAACACAATACCTTTTtctgataaattaataaataagtcGTTAATCAAAATCCCATGTTAGATACCATATACACCAATCAACATGAATCTCATTGTCATAAtctaattttcaagttttttcaaatttaatttttttttaaattaaaaaaaactcacaactTGTCCAGAGCAGGTTGAGAAGGGTTTCAAATATATACAGAAACCAAACTTGAATTTTAGATAAATTAGAAGCTCAATTGTATCTCATTGtacctaaaactaaaaaaataatacatatttaagatcaaattaaattattattgaatgaatttgtatataaattaagtataggaatttaattagatttttaatagggcaatttgatttaataatgagtccaattaaagttttaattaagtttaatagttaatttgggtcaaattaaaatatttaattaagtgtAAAGACTTAATTTACTTTTAGTGggtcatattaattttattacggtgaaaaattatgttttagtcCTTGTTGTGACATCCACTTAGGTACAATAAAATGATGACTTCACcgagaattttaaaatttagccCAATTACTTTTGATTGCCATTTTATTTACTtgattattttctataaatattttatttattgttagctttgttcattttttttcatgttatttaacTGCTGCATACAcatgcattttattttcactaagtaaagacttgattaattaattttttttaaaataaataatatatggatattatttaatgggcaaataataatttttcataaataaaaattttatgattccctataaatataaagttatgcctcttattttttttaagattgtttatTAGACAGAAAAACTATATAAGTTACAAAATAGAGAATTAACATTCTAGGCATAACAAtcattctcttttaaataaGAATTTAGGAGATTTCTTACAACATCATGAATTACTATTAGAGGTTGGAAAATTGGACGGCTTGTGTGGTTTACGACAACCCAACTTTTAAAGAATGATTCAAAGCCAGAAAAGATCATATCTTCAGATAATAAATCTCCAAGCAACTCTAGATTACTCTAGATTTGTCTAATATGATCCTAGAAActcttgaataattttattttattgttttcactgCGTATATGATGTTCATGATATTTGAAAACCCAACATTGCTAAGCTAAGATCTCTTGAGAagtgcaaataaattttttgaaatgtaataatataaataaaaataaatatatagggCATGATTGCTTGAACTAAGCTTTAATAGCTGTAATTAGGACTGATGGCAACTCATCATTAATTCTCATGGACTTGAAAACTGCATGTGccaattttagttaatttatttatcattttccaCTTGTTGTGAAGTGAAACTGTCATAAGCAGCGGATCTAATGCTGATGAGATGCTATCTGGAGTTGAGTTCATGATATGGCCAGCAACAGTTGTGATACTATCTAGTACTGCTTTTTTAACAGTAGTTAATGTTGCTGCATAaacaacttgatatttttttaaaagataaaattaaaaaaaatttaaataaaaaaaaatcctagccAACCAAACCTACAATctgtaataaaaataacatgtaaaaacaatatattaattaaaaaaaaccacaaggaaaaaaaagaaaaggcaaacaaGGTTTTTAAGAATGTGGGGAAAGGACTATTCAatgctataatatttttctacatGATTTAGtatcttattaatattaataataattaataatgccGGAGTTGAACTTGAAACATACTTGAATTACATAATTTGCAAGTTTATAACCACACCAAGCACTATTTCTAGGTTATAAAATTAggataaccttaaaaaaatcaaaccaaaataaatcatgaaacttaattgtcaatcaaacataatattaaataataaaattaaaaaaaatcaattaaaaatttttttaaatcaactaaaCTAACATACCAAACTCTAATTTATTTGggattaaaacaacaaaactcaCTACCCTAATCATGAGACTAAAAtatcctcataaaaaacaaatcaatacaaattataaaactcaattctcatccaacctaatattaaatgataaaattgaaaaatatttcaagtaaaaaaacactaaaaacaaccTAAATTAACTCGAATTAACCCATTAAGCACTATTACTGTGTCATAAGACTAgattaacctaataaaaaataaatagaacaaaattctcaattaattcaatattaaaaaataagataaaaaaattaaataataaaaaaaatcttagctaACCAGATTAAACTATCAAACCTCCCCATCTATATTGTGAGAATAAATCATGAGAATGAGAAAACATGTGAGGAAAGTCCATTAATTGCAAAAGAAAccacaagaagaaaaagaaaaggaaaatgattgTTTTAGGAATGTGGGAAAATTACTATTCAATGCAAAATATTTTCCCATATATTGTTAATGttagtaataattaataattaataaatagtaCGGGCGAAGAACTTGAAACATACTTGAATTACATCATCTGCAGGTTCGTAACCAAACCAAGGACAACTTAGATCACAAATTGCAGGTGTAGCACAAatgcataataaaatattgagcaTCTCcaataataaaagttatttaaGAAAGTtaaaaggtaaatttttttgttcttatgaaaaaaaaatatgagagaagccatttatattttaatatatttaatattaatactttttgtttttttagaaaaacttaattaataaaagatgaaatcttTACATAATCTATTTTAACATTGAAGCTGCAAAATCAGaagacaagacaaaaaaaattagtttctgGCTCTCCCACTGGAGATGCCCTTGCAAGCAGAAACTACATTTTGATGAATTCACAAGTAGGCATCCTTTTAAGCCACGAATTTAAAATGCTGCTCTTGAATCCCTTTTGGCTTTTACGCATCAAGAGCACAAACTGATGATGCGTTGTCATTAATACGTCCTctgcaacaaaaataaaaaaataataagtccactgcaaattaaaaaaaaaaaccgggacatctaattcacttgaacataaactgaaaagttTGTACAGataacataaacaaatataCAAACATCATGATAGCATAAACAATCTATGGATTAAGTTATCCAAActctgatgaaaaaaaaaaaggttaaatatgATTATCTAGCTGGAGAAATCACACCaaaaataccaaacacattttGTCATAAATTGGCATTCATGTTCGGCAGACAGCTAGAAGACGTGATCACATTCATTCTACTTGGTGAAATCAATATACCACAATTTCACTGCAGAATTTGATTACTGTGAACTAGATCAAGCTTGGTATAAGCCACCAGAGAATCAGCATTGTTATCCAGCTGAGACAATAGATTGTCGTATAAGGTAAAGAGCACcagaaaatatttcataaaacaCTGAATGATGTACCTTGCGCTTCTTTAGTTTTCCCATTGCACTGCCGCCATTACTGATGGTTGTTGTCTGCTCATTTGTATCATCATCCAAGGCTAAggttttgatttcatcattgaatCCATCAGTCAAACCAAGCAACCTGGAACAATGAAATGAGAATTCCATCAAGTCATGAAAAATATCAGGTTCAACTGGATAGTTAAATAAATTCAgcagaccaaaattaaaaaataaataacccaaaaaatggTAAGAAATAATCGATGTTGATCCATCGTGTATACCCATTTCTTGACTTCTTCAAATCCTTTTGcttccttttctccttcttGGTCAAAGGAACCCGTGTAAATAGTTCTTCTTCTTGTCGTGCTCGATCTTCAAACTGTTCCACATATCTTTGGGATTCCCAACTATCGAGTCCAGCATATTCTTTAACCTGATTTTACCATCATTGACAGGTGATCCAGTGAActtgtgaaagtagtcttcaaGCTTACACAATACCAGAAAAACAGTAGACAACAAACCTCAGCGGGTCTATCCTCCATATCATCTATCAGTTCTTTCATAAAACCATGTTTAGCTTTTCGAAGAGTCTCTTTCTGCCTTCTCAGAGCATTTCTTTCCTGTTTTGACATCTTATCCTCCTCCATAATCATGGGGGCAATTTTGGGTGGTCGATACACACCACCATTCTGCAGTATATAAACATGAACTTAGCAAACAAAAACCCTCAGATGTTTCAAAAACTACTAATAGATATATTTGTTAAGAACTGACCTGAGCCAACATATCAGTTTTGCTTTCAAGCAAGTCTGGGTTTGGtctatatttcaaattatcCTCTGGTTTCTTAGATGCCTTAGATTCGTTTTCGCTCACATCTACTTGATCTCTTGCAGAACCGGCATCCCTTGTGAGCTTTTGAATTTgatattcaagttttttatcaATCATCCGGATCTGTTAATAAGCATTAAAGTGAACACAGTAGTAAGAGCCACTTAACTGGTACACAGATATgcttagaggaaaaaaaaagagaagaagaatgaTATTCATACCTTCTCCAAAAACAACCTTATCTCCACAAGGCTACGAACTACAGGATGTTTCTCAATTGACAAACCTTTTGCCTTGcgtatcaaataaaaaaccagtGATTGGCAATAACTTAGTAGCAGTAAATGTTTAGCTTCAAGGTAGCTTATCCCTTCCGTAGTCGGAAAATTATTCGTTTTTACCTATTAAATGACAAAACAAGAAtcgtaaaagaaagaaagaaagaaagaaaaaaataaactgattgCACGTTCTTTAAAAAAAGTGAGTAAAATCTCAGTATCAAAAGCAAGAATTCGTTAAATTGGTTAGTTTAGAAGCTCTGCTTGCTTACCTTGGCAGTTAAGGCTTGAACTTTATTCCTCACTATATCCAatccttcttttatttctttcaacaCTGTAGCTAACTGTGGAGCTTCCCtggtcaaaaacaaaaacaaagaaagaaatggaacCCATAAATCATTAAACCCTAAATCAAATTATCATATTGAGAATCgaaaatctcaaatactcaCTTTTCTTTGACTTGAATCTGTTCTTCTTTGGTAGCCGCCTCCATCTTTTCGTGATCAACAATGACACAGGAGCTAGGGTTTTAGAGTTCCCCTTTGCGCTCtgagggaaaaggaaaaggaaaaaaaacaagttctgCTCTTCTCTTGAGCACAGTGTCATATAAAATCTGGGTCAAATAGTGGGGCTCTTACTGATATGGGCCTCTGTTATTATCGGTCTGCTGTGCTATAATGGGCTTCTAAATTGAAATtggataaatattaaaataataattttaaattttaaattttaaatttttaaaaattattttaaaaatataaaaataattaaaataaaagcatgaatacatgaaatttatttaaaaatttatttttaatataaaagcatgaaaactatttaaaaatataaaaagtaattaatttgaaaaaaaataaaaataaaaaacactaatagTCTGTTCCTCTATCTTCAGTCTTTAAAATC from Populus trichocarpa isolate Nisqually-1 chromosome 5, P.trichocarpa_v4.1, whole genome shotgun sequence includes these protein-coding regions:
- the LOC7486543 gene encoding uncharacterized protein LOC7486543, producing MEAATKEEQIQVKEKEAPQLATVLKEIKEGLDIVRNKVQALTAKVKTNNFPTTEGISYLEAKHLLLLSYCQSLVFYLIRKAKGLSIEKHPVVRSLVEIRLFLEKIRMIDKKLEYQIQKLTRDAGSARDQVDVSENESKASKKPEDNLKYRPNPDLLESKTDMLAQNGGVYRPPKIAPMIMEEDKMSKQERNALRRQKETLRKAKHGFMKELIDDMEDRPAEVKEYAGLDSWESQRYVEQFEDRARQEEELFTRVPLTKKEKRKQKDLKKSRNGLLGLTDGFNDEIKTLALDDDTNEQTTTISNGGSAMGKLKKRKRTY